CCCGCACCTCACCCACCGGGAAGGTCTCGGTGGTGCGCAGCCGGTCGAGCTGGATCCGGTCGCGGCCGACCGCCACGATGTCGAAAGTGCCGTCGGGATTGCTCTCCACGTCGGTCAGCTGGAGGCGCACGCCGACCCGGAACAGCGACTGCGCGCCGTGGTCGCCGACCTCGTAGCCCTCACGGATCGCGACCGACCCGAACACCCGCTCGGCGGGATCATCGATCCGCAGCAGATGGTGGACCAGCGCCCGGTAGCGGTCCTCGAAGACGTGGAGCGGGAGGCTGACCCCGGGGTAGATCACCGCGTTGAGCGGGAACATGGGCAGCTCGTCGGACACGCCTCCGACCCTAGTGCCCGCCCGGCTACTGCTCGCGCTCCGCCGCGGCGCGGATGCTGGCGAGCGTCTCGCGCATCCCGGCGCGCAGGGTGTCGGTCAGCGTCTCCATGCCGCCGAGGTAGGCGTCGGTCAGCTGCCGGGACAGCTCGGAGATGCCGTCGGGCGCGTCCCGCCGCTGGTGCAGGA
Above is a genomic segment from Nocardioides aromaticivorans containing:
- a CDS encoding LON peptidase substrate-binding domain-containing protein, with the protein product MSDELPMFPLNAVIYPGVSLPLHVFEDRYRALVHHLLRIDDPAERVFGSVAIREGYEVGDHGAQSLFRVGVRLQLTDVESNPDGTFDIVAVGRDRIQLDRLRTTETFPVGEVRVLNEPEVVVPVEVVERARATFTAYRAMVREIAGDPLEGELPRDPAYLSWTLAACTPLPLGERQELLEAADPTDRLLLVTDLLRAELRAMNVITSLPATEVARTRWSPN